A region of the Portunus trituberculatus isolate SZX2019 chromosome 21, ASM1759143v1, whole genome shotgun sequence genome:
cgatcaccagaaccttaaagagacccttaaccccttcagtaccacgacgcgtttccatattcattctggttaccatttggtgattttatacagcttcagtgaCTTTTGTTcgaaattagaatagtgaagtctCTGATCATCAttcttttaacttccatagacccttcttagtgtaaataaaatcgtcttatcgcGCCAAAAACtagaggtaaaaatgcgtcccagtcctgaaggggttaaataacacgagaatcttcaactagagtcctTGGAAATAGCCGtcgtgagagaccaaagcgtttctgaatacgggtctcACTCAAACCATCACTATATTtacatccacttttttttttttttttttccattaagtaTCCATTCGTTGTATTTCGCCAAAGTTCGTAAGAGTCATCGCTAATCCGTTACGTTCCGGTTTGTTGTAGCTTTTGTCGTGTCATAATTTCATActggttattgttttttttatcttctctttcttgtttctctctctcttccttctcctcctcctcctcctcctcctcctcctcctcctcctccttgtttttgtcttccACGGTGCCACTTTgcgaagaaggaaaagcaagaagaggTTGGTGAACGAGTttgcgcaggaggaggaggaggaggaggaggaggaggaggaggaggaggaggaggaggaggaggaggaggaggaggagagaagatgtaGGAGGAATAACAGGTCCAGTGTGGGAACGTTTTATGAcatgaaggaggatgagaaggagaatggggaggaggataaggaggattaggagaagaagaagaagaagaagaagaagaaaaactgcagatagaaagagaaaaaaaaggtaacagatAGATGAGAagtaggagatggagagagaaattaactaaaaaaaaaacataagaaagtagaaagaaaaagaataaaagaaaagactaaaatagaaatagaagaacgaggaaaaaaaaaaagcaggagatggaggaagaagagaagaaggtggaagaaatgagaggcgaacaggtgtgtgtgtgtgtgtgtgtgtgtttgaccagGTTCGTGGTTCTGTAATTACTTGTCTCACCTGAAAATATCACGCTCGTGTAGGTAACTTTCCCTAAATTGACAATACCTGTTTGGCCTCGAgttagaaacaagaaagaaaagagtaacaggaggaggaggaggaggaggaggaggaggaggagcgagcaGCTATTTAGAAGAAGCATTTTTAagagtctttttctcttttttcacttgaGCGTGCGaggtgtggcagagagagagagagagagagagagagagagagagagagagagagagagagagagagagagagagagagagagagagagagagagagaaaggtcatgATGGACGGAAACgaagcttttattttattttattttttattacggTGAATTAATGTATTTTAATAGTAACCgtaataggagaaggaagaggaagaagaagaagaagaagaagaagaagaagaagaagaagaagaagaagaagagaagaagagaggaggaggaggaggaggaggaggaggaggaggaggaggaggaggaggaggaggatgtgcagTATTAGGgcgtgaagaggaaaaggaagtcaaaattaaaaagagaacTTTGAGAATAAAAATCACAAGAGGGAAGTGGAAATGTGGAGAAAAAactgagaaggaagtgaaactgAAAAAGATGGAattggaggagggaaagaagacccggaggaggaggaggaggaggaagggaggtcgTCACAAGGGCGTCACCAGCAGGGGTCATAGTCTTCTTATAAAAATTCACCGTTAGTAAATTCTTCAGAACCTACctgacgaaggagagagagagagagagagagagagagagagagagagagagagagagagagagagagagagagagagaggcatgataaatgaagaagaaagaccaAAAGACCCTAATAAGCTTCAAATAGTGAGGTAATGAGACATGATGTAATGGAACTGCCACGCCCTCCCGCCGCCCACTGCCCACTCGCTGCCCGCCTCACGCCTTTATCTGCCCCCGGAACCTGGGTGTCTTCCGGGGCTGCATCCGGGGCCTTGTAGGTGGCTGATGAAGAGAGACGCTttagggcggggcggggcggggcatggGCGGGCAGGGGagttgtaggtgtgtgtgtggtgaatccTTTGCGTAGACAAGGGTTCGTTCAGggagtgattgtgtgtgtttgtgagagagagagagagagagagagagagagagagagagagacgtactgtTGCATTCTTGTCAACAAAGTGTTTGTAATTTACATCTCGAGAGATAAAAAAGCTGAagagagtaacacacacacacacacacacacacacacacacacacacacacacacacacacaccggtagttcagtggttagagcgatggcttcacaagccagaggaccggggttcgattctccggccgggtggagatatttgggtgtgtctcctttcacgtgtagcccctgttcacctagcagtgagtaggtacgggatgtaaatcgaggagttgtgaccttgttgtcccggtgtgtggtgtgtgcctggtctcaggcctatccgaagatcggaaataatgagctctgagctcgttccgtagggtaacgtctggctgtctcgtcagagactgcagcagatcaaacagtgaaacacacacacacgtacgttatttgtcttcttcttggtctatcTTATCTTTGGTTTCCTGTAattcagtcaccaccaccaccaccaccaccaccaccaccaccaccaaactcaTCTCAGTGTTGTCAGATGAAAGTCCTCAccaccatatctctctctcctctcacctccaagcccagtctcccctcaccttccttgcatacccgactctctctctctctctctctctctctctctctctctctctctctctctctctctctctccttagcttaatctcttgtttttttgtgtttttttattctatttgatgtcttttctttctttaaccaggttttcaagagtgtttctcctgttggtaCTATAAAAACTGTTAATCTCTTTAGTACTAGATCGCGTTTCCACGTTtatcctgcttactattcgttgattttatacagcttcagaaactcatgtgggattaGAATACTGAAGGCTTTGGCCATTTATActttgccctccatagacccttcctcatgtcaataaaactgtctaatcatacccaaaactcatgataaaaatgcgtcactgtactgaaggggttaatatagaaccgtaaaaagaagcactcttaaaaacccgtgtaattTCAAGCAGAACCTTTAAGAAATAGTAGAACTGCCGGCAGAAAGATTACGGAATATAGTACTGTAATGCATTTACCAGACTgaagtgactgtgtgtgtgtgtgtgtgtgtgtgtgtgtgtctgtgtgtgtgtgtgtgtgtgtgtgtatacctttGGCTAGCGTCCAGGCAGGAAGGCCCTCACGCCCTCACACGCTGCGGTAGAGACGGTGGTAGGTCGTAaagtgaggaaagaatagaaaagggaGTGAAATTATGAAAGACGTGGATATTTGTGACCaccaagagggagggagagggtgaaggtAGGGAAGTAGGAGTAGATGGTAGAGGAGGtggatgtgatgatgatgatgatgatgaaagagtaagagattgaggagaaaataaagagaccaAAGAATaagcaataataacagtaaaaaaagaataataagaggacgaggaggaagaataaaaagtaataacagATAAAGAGTAATGATAAGAGAACGAGGAGCAAGAAGGTAATAACACGAATGAAGAGTGATTAGATgaaattgtagaaaaaaaagtgattgcaGAAGAAATTACTGTAGAAATACGAAGAATGAACAGAAAAGTGAataacagaagaaggaggaatatagaagcagggagaaagaaagaaaggtgaacagaaaggaggaagagcaaaaggaagaagaaacatgaagaaattagagggaaaaagaaagtaaaacactaagggagaagaaaaaactagaaacatggagaagaaagaaggtggataagagaaaataaataaagaccaatagaaaaataatgaagaaagaagaaacataaagaaaaatagagggaagaagagcttagaatcacaaaaaaaacaaagaaactagaaacatgaagaagaaagaagatggaattagaaaaataagtaaagtatAATAGAAttagatagaataaagaaagaaacatgaagaaaatagagaaagaacgtaaaaacacaaaaatgaaactagaaacatgaagaagatggaattagaaaaaagaaacgaataaaGAGTAGTTAAATAGGAAGAATgagtaatagaagaaggaggaataagaagaaaagaataagagcagAGGAATaaaccacccacacccacacccacactccacaccacccacaccgcCTCCCGCTCATCCTCTCGCCTCACAGTAATGTTTCGTGAAAATACCATTACATTTTTtgccctttctctttttcttccctcgctCTTTATTACGTGGGACACTCGGGGTACATAAAAAGGACcgctgctatcaccaccaccaccaccaccaccacacacactttcttttcaCCACTAATTTGACTTTTTAGAGCTTAAGAGTGTGTATATtacttgtctctcctcctcctcctcctcctcctcctcctcctcctcctcctctcctcgtgaTGGTCGCCACCTCCCAGTGTCATCTCTTTATTGTATTCTCAACATCCATCTCTCTCCGTGACGGTGACGCTCCGCTACACACATTATTGCATCGCTTTgtatgttgtggtgtgtgtgtactgtgtgtgtgtgttaggggcggggagggggagaggagagttgacatACGTAAGTGTCTAAATGTAgtgttgttatctctctctctctctctctctctctctctctctctctctctctctctctctctctctctctctctctctctctctctggattacgATCGTTTAGAGGATAAAAACACTTAAGTACATTCTAAAACCTTAATTACTGAAAgagaaacaccaccactaacacacacacacacacacacacacacacacacacacaccactgtttTGCTCTGGTGTGCATTCCTCTTGCCTGTTGTGGTTGTCCGCTTACGTAAAAGGAGACAAAAGTGTTaataaagtgaggaggaggaggaggaggaggaggaggaggaggaggaggagaaggagaaggagaaggaggaggaggagaaagaggaggaagagaaggaggaggaagaggaggaggaggaggaggaggaggaggaggagaaggagaaggaggaggagtgggaggtagCGACTCTCATTCCTGGTGCTGCATTAGTGGGAGAAAAAGatgccagcgagagagagagagagagagagagagagagagagagagagagagagagagagaaaggacaggtGTGGTATAATGTGAGtcttatgtatatattatttaaTGGCtggtttttctgtgtttctctgtATTTGTAGCTTcctgtgctgagagagagatagatagatagatagagagagagagagagagagagagagagagagagagcgagcatttCCTACCCCATGTTCATTTCTTGTCATCACGtcacccattttctctctctctcctctccttccccctctccattgACCTGTTATGGTAccccctcttactctctcccacctctcttaccctcttcccccacctctgctgctttcctctccttccctctccctttcacctAACCTCCTCTCATgacctttccttactttccacTATCTATCCATTACCTTAAGTCACTCTCTacctaccttcctttttttcctctccctgcttATCCCTGCCTGTCCCTTCCTGTCCCTGCCTTCTTCCTGCCACACCCCTTGCATACCTGAGCTCTCATTGTCATTGAAATTTTGGTTAAGGTGAATTGTTACTTTCTTGTTATCGATATTCATTGTGTGTGGTTTTCGTTAAGTTCAGAttgttcatttcattgtttGGGTTTGCTGAATTGTATGTCTGTAATTTGTAGTGTTACTTATTATTTTATGCTGATTGTAGTCCTTTCTCTTAAACGTGGctatatcatctctctctctctctctctctctctctctctctctctctctctctctctctctctctctctctctctctctctctctctctctctctctctctctctctctcttctgtccttttCCTTGGCTCCTATTCTGCTGTCTTTGAATGTCCTCAGTTTCTGTcctctgcctccaccaccaccaccaccaccaccaccaccactgctgccaagAATACTAACTCAGCATTGAAAAAACAAGGGAGTGCGTcatgtcctgagagagagagagagagagagaggaggggatgggaggaggtTATGTAGCATTGCAGTAGAGGAGTACGTAGGCTGAAAACGGGTAGTAGCGTTGTGTAGCGgactagtggtggtgtgttggtcgCTGGGGTGAGCAGAGGGACggtgcagtgagagagagagggaatgttgGGTCTCTCTCGCTGTATAAAGTTGATGTGTTTGCTTGATTTGTTGCATTGAAAGTGTCGGATTGTTTTgaaacttatgtgtgtgtggatggatggttAGCTGGACAAATACACATAGAGAATGGATTGGCACCATCATTCTAAGCAAAGACTGGAGAATCAAGATGTATTGTTCAAACGGTATCATTTCGAGTTGAActaagaaaaaaggtaaaaatgtagatgtatagatggataggtaaatgaacaggtagataaatagataggtaaataaacggTAGATAGGtaaactgagtgggcctttttttattgcccttggtcaatagacaagaaaataaatgcagtgatgtgaaaatatgaatagattGATTAATACGCCTATAGATTAATggacataaaaataaatggcatagttgtttttttatactatgtgggctttttacaGGAATAtacgggctaaaggggatactttttgggtaccttctatctcaaagcccaaccactaggaaaccgttaccccgagtgaggaagcccatcatgcactcggaccgtggacaggattagTTGAGTAGTTTAGGCTTCTTTAGGTAAGCAAATCAGTGTAGGATATCAATCTAAGCTTAGACTACGCAGATAACAAATGCAAATATTATCATGATTGGCGGACAGTTAGCAGACTtcaagagagaaatgataaagtAAAACTGAGCTACCTTCATATTTATTCGCTATTCAGTATCGGTACAGTGTTCGCCGGTCAGTGTGTCAAAATAttcaggagagaaagagtgaaggagggaactCAGCCTCTCGCATGCTCAAGGGAACGAAGGAGATTCACTATTTCTGAGGTGCAGGGCGCGAAGGAGGCGAAGTAGGAGATACGGAAGCGATGAATGTTTAGTGTCTCGTAAGTTCATGGGTGGAAGGAGCGAAGGAGACGAAGAactaacgaaggaggaggaggaagtgttacaGTGTCCTAGATTCGAGTGAAGGGCGAACTAAGGATGCGAAGAAACTCATACTTATGAAGGAGGATTTCTgcaaggaggacgacgaggctGAAGGCgaagagcagcaggaggagcatgAAGGGGGCCTGGAGGTGCTGCAGGGAGAGGGGCCTGTCCCGgcgctcctctcccttccctgacTGCCACCAGCGCCCCAGCAGCTGCTCTGTTTTCTcctgtaaaagtagtagtagtaatagtagcagtagtagtagtagtagtagtagtagtagtaggaagaggaggagaagtaggagcaggaggaggagtatatttGACTGATACATTTCGATAATTTTGTTGTgataagtagtaatagtagtagtagtagtagtagtagtagtagaagtagtaggagtagtaacaccacgaccaccaccaccaccaccaccaccaccacctgtagaAATAGCATACGTACGTAACCTATTCGATACTCATAATAGCATAATTGACAAGCAAACAATGGCTGGTCACTGTCATGTAGCCGACGTGaatagagagggaagaagacacGCCTGCCATCCTAACATTCACCGTGCAGACCTCGCCAGCGATGACCGAGAGGCGAACAATGTGATATTAATGTTGCCAGTGATAAGCTTGCCTATTCATTACGTGGTGAAAGTAAAGAGTCATTTTGGTCTCACCTGTATTACCTAACCGTGTGTTGTAATGCAAGATGAAAGTCAGACAAAGATGGAACTAAACTACCTTATGcctcatcattgttatcattattatcttatcGTTATCATCTTCAAGGCTTCCTCtagtcatttttctttatttcaagcCACCCCAAGCAAAAATTTCTGGACTCATTTCTACAGTGGTGATAAAAGTCTTAACAACTCGCTTTCTTTCCAAATAATGACGTGCAAAgattaaaaacattaaaaacatccaTTTCAAACAAAGCAAGTATCttatccatttatctgtctACCTTTCTGCTTGTCTCTTACCTGAATCCACTGCCGCACCAGCCCAGCCTCCACCATACTGCCCAGGCCTCTGTCAATCTTATGCTTCCACGGTGAGTGCTTCCTGAAGTACCAACACAGGTGCGCAGGGTACAGTTGGTTGGGAAGCATGTAGGTGCGGCTCACCTGCGTGGTAAAGGACAGCTTGAATTTTGTGATCTTGAAAGTTAGTACGCTGAGTGGTAGGAAAATATCATTGAGTCAGTCCctatgtggtggtgtgttggtgtcgTGTTTCGTGTTTCGTGTTtcgtgtggtgagtggtggcgttgctggtgtgttgtggtgagattactactactatttctactactactgctactactactactactactactactactactactactactactactactactactactactactactactactactactgctgctgctgctgctgctgcttctgcttt
Encoded here:
- the LOC123507133 gene encoding uncharacterized protein LOC123507133, with product MCDYGEFVPEALKVSDNTYYRALGNKLDLFPEYNETLPLMIAGTHAFLESFTYGRILLSLMDYDVSRTYMLPNQLYPAHLCWYFRKHSPWKHKIDRGLGSMVEAGLVRQWIQEKTEQLLGRWWQSGKGEERRDRPLSLQHLQAPFMLLLLLFAFSLVVLLAEILLHKYEFLRILSSPFTRI